From the Sebastes fasciatus isolate fSebFas1 chromosome 3, fSebFas1.pri, whole genome shotgun sequence genome, one window contains:
- the ptp4a1 gene encoding protein tyrosine phosphatase type IVA 1: MARMNRPAPVEITYKNMRFLITHNPTNATLNKFIEELKKYGVTTVVRVCEATYDSTLVVKEGIQVLDWPFDDGAPPSNQIVDDWLNLLKLKFREEPGCCVAVHCVAGLGRAPVLVALALIECGMKYEDAVQFIRQKRRGAFNSKQLFYLEKYRPKMRLRFKDSNGHRNNCCIQ; the protein is encoded by the exons ATGGCTCGTATGAACAGACCGGCCCCGGTGGAGATCACCTACAAGAACATGAGGTTCCTCATTACCCACAATCCCACCAACGCCACGCTGAACAAGTTCATCGAG GAGCTGAAGAAATACGGAGTCACCACCGTGGTGAGAGTTTGTGAGGCCACCTACGACTCCACTCTGGTGGTGAAAGAGGGAATACAAGTTCTG GATTGGCCGTTTGACGACGGCGCTCCTCCCTCCAACCAGATCGTGGACGATTGGCTGAACCTGCTGAAGCTGAAGTTCAGGGAGGAGCCCGGCTGCTGCGTGGCGGTCCACTGTGTGGCGGGCCTGGGGAG agcTCCGGTTCTGGTCGCGCTGGCCTTGATTGAATGTGGGATGAAATATGAAGATGCGGTCCAGTTCATCAGACA GAAACGTCGAGGAGCGTTCAACAGCAAGCAGCTGTTCTACCTGGAGAAATATCGTCCAAAGATGCGCCTGCGCTTCAAAGATTCCAACGGCCATCGCAATAACTGCTGCATCCAGTAG